The proteins below are encoded in one region of Sulfuricurvum sp.:
- a CDS encoding tetratricopeptide repeat-containing glycosyltransferase family protein — protein sequence MDTTENDTLQHAVYEQALALYQAGNYSEVLFGIERVVPEAVSVLLLSIAAYSASALGRDDKAEKYWRSAIAMNDGAIDAYNELGILLKNLKRFDESESVYAQAIKRAPKDAKLYNNLANLHRETGRFEKAEEEYKEAISHDPQYAEAYRNLGTMYKELHRYEEAESAYKSALQIAPDCVRTQANLGFLLLELGRYKEGWPLYETRYDPRVNSSFPAYEFSCDQWRGEPLEGKTILLVSEQGYGDDIQFIRFAALLKERGAEITLMCKQPLRRLFSELSAIDHILDVTETPPKHDFWSFLLSVPLYLEMTLETIPDRLPYLKIRPEWVTENLILPEGGFKVGLVWKGSSEHGNDTNRSLHSFGSLEPLWSVPNVTFVSLQKGMLSDNQVKQPIIERAIEDFADTAVLISQLDLVICVDTSVAHLCGALGKVCWVLLPFVGCDWRWLRDRDDSPWYPNVMRLFRQKTPSGWDDTVAKIVSALSDEVAKRLLK from the coding sequence ATGGATACTACCGAAAACGATACTTTACAACATGCAGTGTACGAACAGGCATTAGCCCTCTATCAGGCAGGGAACTATTCTGAAGTGTTATTTGGGATAGAGAGGGTTGTCCCGGAAGCGGTAAGCGTATTGCTGCTGAGTATCGCCGCGTACAGTGCCAGTGCATTGGGAAGGGATGATAAAGCGGAAAAGTATTGGCGCAGTGCTATCGCAATGAACGATGGTGCTATTGATGCATATAATGAGTTGGGGATACTGTTAAAGAATTTAAAACGATTCGATGAATCCGAATCGGTGTATGCTCAAGCGATAAAACGTGCTCCGAAGGACGCCAAACTCTATAACAATCTTGCCAATCTTCATAGAGAAACGGGACGTTTTGAAAAAGCGGAAGAGGAATATAAAGAGGCGATTTCGCACGATCCGCAGTACGCCGAGGCCTATCGAAATTTGGGAACGATGTACAAAGAACTGCACCGTTACGAGGAAGCTGAATCGGCGTATAAATCGGCATTACAGATAGCACCCGATTGTGTCCGTACCCAAGCCAATTTAGGGTTCTTACTCCTCGAACTCGGTCGTTATAAGGAAGGGTGGCCTTTGTATGAAACACGGTACGATCCGCGTGTCAACTCTTCATTTCCTGCATACGAATTTTCATGTGATCAATGGCGCGGCGAGCCGCTGGAGGGAAAAACGATTTTACTCGTATCGGAGCAGGGGTATGGGGATGATATCCAGTTTATCCGATTTGCGGCACTGTTAAAAGAGCGCGGGGCAGAAATAACGCTCATGTGCAAACAACCTTTGCGACGCCTTTTTTCGGAATTATCAGCGATAGACCATATTCTAGACGTGACAGAAACGCCGCCAAAACATGATTTTTGGAGTTTTCTTTTAAGCGTTCCGTTGTATTTGGAAATGACGCTGGAGACGATACCCGATCGATTGCCGTATCTGAAGATACGGCCTGAATGGGTTACAGAAAACCTGATACTGCCTGAGGGGGGATTCAAGGTAGGCTTGGTGTGGAAAGGATCTTCGGAACACGGCAATGATACTAATCGTTCTCTTCACAGTTTTGGCTCATTGGAGCCGTTATGGTCGGTGCCGAATGTGACCTTTGTGAGTCTGCAAAAGGGGATGTTAAGTGACAATCAGGTGAAACAGCCGATCATTGAGAGAGCGATAGAGGATTTCGCCGATACGGCGGTACTGATTTCCCAGCTGGATTTGGTGATTTGTGTCGATACCTCGGTTGCCCACCTCTGCGGTGCGTTAGGCAAAGTGTGCTGGGTATTGCTCCCTTTTGTCGGATGTGATTGGAGATGGTTGCGAGATAGGGATGATTCCCCGTGGTATCCGAATGTGATGCGTCTTTTTAGACAGAAAACGCCAAGCGGATGGGATGATACGGTTGCGAAAATAGTTTCGGCGCTATCGGATGAGGTAGCGAAACGATTACTTAAATAA